Within the Gordonia westfalica genome, the region GCCGACTGCCGGTCACGTAAGCCCGCACTCTGCTCGAAAACACTCAAGGCACGGTCGAGTTCGTCGGTGGCCCTGATCACCGACTGCAACCGGGCGATCGTGGGACCGGCGTTCTCCAGGGCTGTCATCGCCCGATGCGACGCGACGCGCGCCTCATGGTCCTGGGCGTTCGCGGCCTGCATGGTGGCGCGGGCCCGCTGCAGGGCACCCGCGTTCGCCTCCGCGAAGCCGCGCATCGACGCCGTGACCGTGCGAAGCGCCTCGGTGGCGCGATCGAAGTCCTGTTTGCGCCCGCGCGTGCCCTCGGGTGGGGACAGCAGTTGGAGGTAGTCGGCGGTCACCTGGGCGTGTTGTTCGCGGATCGCCGACCAGGCACCGCGCAGCTGCGACCGCGGGTCGGTGGCGGCCACCACACCGACCGCGGGATCGATCTCGGCGAGGACGGATTCGGACTCCAGGAAGGCCGCTGTCATTTGTTCCGATGATGCAGGTGAGGCGGAATTCGTGCGTGAATCGTTGCCGAACCAACGACGTACGAAGTTTCCGGGCACGACACGATGCTATCGGCTAATTTCAACTCCGTATGAGGCCGGACCGACCGACTCAGGGCTGAGCGGATCAGCCGCCTCGACGGCGGGGTGGGTGCCGAGCGGCAGCGCTGCCGGGATGCGGGATGGCGTCGGGGAAACGTGAGGGCGGCCGAGCGGCGGTCTCCCGGCGGCGCGAGAGAGGCACGTCGAATGCAGTTGGTACAACGCTCCAAACGCGTGGTCGAGGCCAGGCTGAACAACACCGCGGTCCGAGCCATCAGCGGGTCGATGGTGGCCTATGAGGGTCAGATCGCGTTCAAGTCGGCCGGCTTCGGCGGTGGCGACGGCGTGCTCGCGGGTCTCAAGCAACGGGCGACAGGCGAAGCGCTGTCACTGATGGAGGCCTCGGGCAACGGCGTCGTCTACTTCGCCCACAACGCGGCCGAGACGACGATCATCGAACTCAACAACGAGACGCTGCAGGTCGAGTCCCAGCAGCTCATGGTGCTCAACGGGAATCTGCAGACCAATGTGGCGTTCTCGGGTCTGCGCGGCGCGTCGTCGGGCCAGGGCCTGTTCACGACGACGGTCAGCGGTCACGGCCAGATCGCGTTGCTGTCCAACGGCGGTCCGCTGATCCACCTGGAGGTGTCACCGCAGTATCCGCTGGTCGTCGACCCGGATGCATTCGTCTGTGCCCGTGGGCAATTGAACCAGTCCTTCGTCACCGACGTCTCCTGGCGCTCGGTCATGGGACAGGGCGGCGGCGAGGCGTTCTCACTGAGGTGGGACGGAACCGGCGTCGTGTCGATCCAACCGGCCGAGCGGTGAGGGTGAGGTAGCGAATGTTCACCAAGGTCAACAGCAAGGTCGTGTCCGTCGATATCGGTCGTAGCGGGCCGATCGTCGCCCGCAAGGGTGCGATGCTTTTCTACAAGGGCAACGTCTTCTTCCAGCCGCATCAGATCGCCGGCGCCGGAATGGGCGGCGGCATGCCGGGATTGGGTGCGATGGGCGGCATGGCCGGTCGCATGCTCGCCGGCGAGCACGAGTCGACGATGATCGCGCAGGGACAGGGCGAGGTGCATTATGGGTTCCTCGGGATCGAGGTCCACGTCGTCGATCTGGGCGCGGTCGGCGGGACCATCCGCGTCGAGGCCTCCCGCCTGCTCGCGTACGGCGCCAACCTGCAGGCATCGGTGGTCTCAGTGGCCTCCCAGGGCGGCGGTGGCGGGGGAGGCGGAGGCGGGGGCCTCTTCGGCGCACTGCGGTCCGCGGCAGCCGGTGTGGTCACCGGTCAGGGCATGTTCACGACGCAGCTCTCCGGTCCGGGATCTGCCGTGGTCCTCGGCCACGGAGGCGTTTTCGAACTCGAGGTGTCGCCGAACAAGCCGCCTGTCACCGTCGACCCGCAGGCCTTCGTCGGCTCCGCGGGACAGGTCAACACCAACCTGCGGTCGACGGTCAGCTGGCGCAACGTCGGCCGGACCGGTGGCGAGGCAATGCAACTGGAGTGCACCGGCCAGGGCATCGTGTACGTGCAGGCATCGGAGGAGAAGCTGTGAGCCAACTCAACACCGTGTGGAGTCCGATGAATCTGCCGTCGGACGACAACGTTCCGGACAACAACTACTCGTTCTGCATCGACCTGACCCAGCCCTGGTTCATGTCCAAGGGCGCGATGATCGCCTACTACGGTCAGATGCAGTTCACCTCGCTCCAGCAGGGTCTGCAGGGCCAACTGCTGCAGATGGTGGCGCAACAGTTCTCGGCGCCGTTGTACCTCGGTGACTACGTGGTGGCCGAGGGGCAGGGCAAGCTGATCATCGGTGACCGCGGATACGACATCAACGCCTACGACCTCGAGGACGGCAACCTCACCATCCGCGCCTCGAATCTGCTTGCTTTCCAGCCGAATCTGTCGCTGAACCAGTCGATCGTGCCGGGCTTCCTCACCCTGATCGGCACGGGCAAGTTCCTGGCGTCGTCGAACGGGCCGGTGATGTTCGTCGAGCCGCCCGTACGTGTCGACCCTGAAGCGCTTGTCGGATGGTCGGATTGCCCGTCCCCGAGCCATCACTACGACCAGGCGTGGGTCAACAGCTTCATCGCCGCCGCCGGACAGCGGTTCGGGGTGAGCTCAGGCGAGGAGCGGCAGTTCGACTTCACCGGCGCCGGAACGGTTCTGGTGCAGTCGAGCGAGAAGGTGCGCGACGACTCCTCGGTCCTGCGCACCATCCAGGGCCAGCTCCCGGGCCTCTCCGTGCCCGGCCTGCAACAGATCAACCAGCAGATCAGTCAGCAGCTCACGCAGCACCAGGGCTGAGGCGCCCTCATACGACAACTGCGCCGCAGATCCGAGTGGATCTGCGGCGCAGTTGTTGGTTTCCCTCTGCTCCCTGAGGTGCGAGGAAGCGGTCGGGCCGCCTCTGCTCCCTGTGTGCGAGCAAGCGGTCGGGCCGCCTCTGCTCCCTGTGTGCGAGGAAGCGGTCGGGCCGCCTCTGCTCCCTGAGGTGCGAGGAAGCGGTCGGGCCGCCTCTGCTCCCTGAGGTGCGAGGAGCGAAGCGACGAGCCTCGAAGGGCTACACCTCGACCTTCTCCTCCTCGCCCTTCGCGGCGAGTCGGTTCCGGCGAACCACACTGGAGATCAGGGCCGCGATGATCAGCGCGA harbors:
- a CDS encoding AIM24 family protein — its product is MSQLNTVWSPMNLPSDDNVPDNNYSFCIDLTQPWFMSKGAMIAYYGQMQFTSLQQGLQGQLLQMVAQQFSAPLYLGDYVVAEGQGKLIIGDRGYDINAYDLEDGNLTIRASNLLAFQPNLSLNQSIVPGFLTLIGTGKFLASSNGPVMFVEPPVRVDPEALVGWSDCPSPSHHYDQAWVNSFIAAAGQRFGVSSGEERQFDFTGAGTVLVQSSEKVRDDSSVLRTIQGQLPGLSVPGLQQINQQISQQLTQHQG
- a CDS encoding AIM24 family protein produces the protein MFTKVNSKVVSVDIGRSGPIVARKGAMLFYKGNVFFQPHQIAGAGMGGGMPGLGAMGGMAGRMLAGEHESTMIAQGQGEVHYGFLGIEVHVVDLGAVGGTIRVEASRLLAYGANLQASVVSVASQGGGGGGGGGGGLFGALRSAAAGVVTGQGMFTTQLSGPGSAVVLGHGGVFELEVSPNKPPVTVDPQAFVGSAGQVNTNLRSTVSWRNVGRTGGEAMQLECTGQGIVYVQASEEKL
- a CDS encoding AIM24 family protein, with the translated sequence MQLVQRSKRVVEARLNNTAVRAISGSMVAYEGQIAFKSAGFGGGDGVLAGLKQRATGEALSLMEASGNGVVYFAHNAAETTIIELNNETLQVESQQLMVLNGNLQTNVAFSGLRGASSGQGLFTTTVSGHGQIALLSNGGPLIHLEVSPQYPLVVDPDAFVCARGQLNQSFVTDVSWRSVMGQGGGEAFSLRWDGTGVVSIQPAER